Genomic window (Spirosoma sp. KCTC 42546):
TCTATTTACCGAATTGTCATCAATGGGGCCGACAGTGTTAGTACTGGAGAAATCGGCTTGTTATTTCTCGAAGAAGCCGGTGGCGGTATTTTATTTGGCATTGCTTTAGGGTATGGAATGTTCTGGGTGTTACGGTCGATCAACCACTATCAGACCGAAGTGATTATAACGGTAGCCGGTGTTATGGGTGGGTACTTATTAGCCCAAAAACTGCACATTTCCGGGCCACTGGCTATGGTGGTCACCGGCCTGTTGGTGGGTGGTCATCATAGCCGTCAGGATGCCATGAGCCAGCTCACCGAAGAGTATGTCGATAAATTCTGGGAGCTGGTTGATGGGATTCTGAATGCTTTACTTTTTGTCTTGATTGGCGTTGAGCTGCTCCTGATTGATTTTCAACTTACACAATGGTCAATTTATTTATTGGTTGTACTCCTGGTCCTGATAGCCCGATATGTAGCCATTCTGATCCCCTTTACCCTGGCTCGTCGCTGGCTTGATCTCGACCGGAATGCACCTATTATGCTGACCTGGGGCGGGCTACGGGGTGGCCTTTCCATTGCCATGGCGTTGTCCATTGATGGTTCGTTACCACAAAAAGAGTTTATTGTGACCATTACGTACGCAGTCGTTTTGTTTTCCGTCATTGTACAGGGCTTGACGATGGAACGGCTCATTCGGCGGCTATATCCACCTGATAAAGCGAGTTAACAACCCTCTTGGCGAGCCTTTAATCGGCCTCCGCTACGTTTCCCTTTGGCCCATAAACAGCGGGCTGCGCCATTGTTTCCTTGACAAACCCAGCTTTCAGGTGCTCATAAAACGAAACCGGATCAACCAGCGACGCGGCCCCCTGTGCCATTAGACCACCCAACAGTAATTGAAAAATTGCGGAGTGCCTGTCGGTCATTTCCAGCACCAGAATGGCCGCCGTAAATGGGGAGCGAACAACACCGGTCAGGAAACTCACCATACTCACCAGAATGACTAGATTCGTATCACTGGGCGTTACCCGGATCAGTCGCGCCAGTGCATCGCCCAGAATGGCTCCCGCACTCAGGGAAGTAGCGAACACACCGCCCGCAGCGCCACTGCTGTAACTGAGGGCCATACCCGAAAAACGAACCGGAAACAGATACCAGGGCGTCAGGTGATCGTTTTGAAACAGGAGCCGGTTAATGATGGGCTTTCCCGTACCAACCGCATCGGTACCAACCAGGTAAGCCAGCCCCGCCAGCACCAGCCCGCAGGCAGCTACCCATACAGCCTGCTCCCGACTGGTGCGGAAACGTCGTCGGTAGCCGTTGATCCACAATAACGCCTTGGCAAACACGGCCCCTGCGAAACCAGCAATCATGGCCACCAGCACAACAACACCCAAAAACCAACCAGTTGAGACCGTAACTTTGGGAAAACCCAGGTACAAATAAGGCCCCTGAATGGCCTGAGCGGTCATACCAGCAATGATTACGGCGGTAAACACAGCGGTACGAAAGCGGGTAATATGTGTTTGGGTCAGTTCTTCCACCACGAAGACAATGCCACCCAATGGCGTGTTAAAGGCAGCCGCCAAACCAGCCGCTCCACCCGTGACGAGCGCTATTTGCCGGGATAGTTGCGGCCAGCCAGCCGGTTGCAGCCGATTAATGGCCCGAAAAATGGCCGCTGAAATCTGAATGGTCGGTCCTTCTCGCCCAATAACGCCCCCCCCAATCAGCAGGACTACACTACTAAGAACTTTGACAATGGCCACCCGCATACTGAGCAAGTAAGCCGTACGTCCGTGGGTAGTTGGATTCGAGAGTTCAATACCGGCCATGACTTGGGGAATACCGCTACCCCGTGCCGCCGGAGCCAGTTTTGCTACGACCAGCCACGCTAGTAAAAAAGCAAGCGGAGTGGTAATAAATGTGAGCAGTGCATGGTCCTGAATCCAGGTAAAACTGGTTTTCTCCGCCCAGACAAACAGTTCTTCGTAGCCAACAGCCACCAGTCCGGTCAATAGGGAGGCTACCCAAAACGGCAGACTTTGAAGAATAACTCGGCGCACCCGCTCGGTGTATAACCGCTTGATAACGTGCTGATCGAGCCAGGCCAGCACCTGCGCATATCGGGAAGGTCTTTTCGCCATGCCGTAATGATGTGTATCCAGTTTGTAGTGATAACGCCATCGGGAAGCAGATGATTAGGCGAAACCCAAAGTCTAAGCAAATTCTAAGTAGTCTTTAATTCCTTTATAACCCGTGGAGGTCACCTTTGTCTCAGTCTCTCATACACCAACAACGCACGATCCGTATGAAAACAACTCCACGAACATCAACACCGCTGACCGCTATGCTGGCTATGCTACTCACCCTTGGCGTGGTTGGTGGCCTGTATCTGGATAAAACCCGAACCCTGGTTGACCGCTTTGATCAGGAAGAACGGCGGGCCGATTCGCTGCTGTCAGTCAAACTTCAGCTCGAAGGCGATGTCCGCAGCCTAACGAGTCAACTCGAAACGGCCACCGGTGAGAACGAATCGCTGGGCAAACGCATCAGTGACTTACATGGCCAATTGTACCAACGGGATGCGTCGGAGAAGCAGCTTCGTCAGCAAAATAGGTTGCGTACTGGTACCATTCGAGGTCTTACTCGAAATCTGGATTCTATGACAACCATTCGCGATAGTCTGGAAAACCAGCTAGCTGCCATGAACGATAAAATCAGCTGGCTGAGCGACTCGAATGGACTACTGCTCAAAGAGACGAAAGATCTGCAACAAAAAATAAATGAACTGAATACATCTTTACAAACAAAGGTGCCTCGCTCAGCCGTTACAGGCGATGAGTTTATGGTCGAAACGCGGAAGTCGAATCGAAAAGAAACCGCCAAAGCCAAAAAGGTGCATACATTGACTATTTCGCTCGATGTACCGCCGGAATTAGAGTTGGAGAACATTCAGGACGTATTAGTAAGCCTGACAGACCCTCAGCACAATCCAGCAATGCCACCCTTGAGAACCACAACGGTTGTCTTGTCAGATATCAATGAAGTCGTACCGGTTCATGCAATTCAACGGGTGATTTTTACCGGAAAGCCAAAACGAATTTCGATCAGCTTGACGCCTGACAAACCCCTGAAGCCGGGTACCTATCGCGCTTCGGTCTATACCAAAACCGCCTATCTAGGCTCCGTTGAGTTTCAACTCCGGGATAGTTTCTGGTTCTTTTAGTCAATGTAAAACCCTATGCAACATGAACACGCAACTAACCATTTTATTACTGTCGGGACTGGCTGGAACTGCCCTCGCGCAAACCCCTACACCCGATCCAAATACACTCATGAATCTGGGCCGCTTCGAGGAAGCCACTCAGCTTCTGAGTCGAAATGCGCAACAAAGTCCATCCGCCCAAACCATTTTCGATGCGGGCTACGGCTATCTCCGTGCTGGTAAGCCCGATTCGGCCCGGATCTGGTTCGAGAAAGGCATTGCGATGGATGAAAAACGGACACCGCTCAATGAAATGGGCGATGCCATCACCTATCTGGTCAAAAATGACCCGGCCAATGCCGAGCCCAAACTGGCCGAAGTCGTTAAAAAGAGTAAGGGTAAAAACGCCGACATCCTGTACCGAATTGGTGAGGCCTATACGGGCTATCTGACACCTGGAAATGGCTCCATCAAACCACTCTACGCAAAAGTGGTCAACGCTGCTACCGCCATTGATTATTTAAACCGGGCTACCGAACGCGATAAGAAGAACCCCGCCATTCAACTGGCGCTGGGCGATGCCTATTACCTGAATAAAGATGCGGGTACAGCCGTTACCCGCTACGAAAGTGCCCTCGAACTGGGCATGGACCCATCACGGGTGTATCAGCGAATCGGGGATATTTACTGGCAGGGCCGTAACCTGAATCTGGCTGTGGAGAACTACAAAAAAGCCATTGAGGCCAATGCGAGCTATGCTGCGGCCTACAACCAGTTAGCCGAGTTGTATTTCCTGGTTAATCGGTATAAAGAAGCCGCCACGTATATTGACCAGTACGTAAACGTATCGAAGGATAAACGGCAGGAGACCCTGTTGCGACAGGCTCAGTTTCATTTCCTGGCCAAAGACTACCAGCGAACGGTCAATCTGATCGACAGCAACCGCACAGCCTTAGCCCAGAACCCAATCGTGTATCGGATAGAAGGCTGGGCATACTCGTCTCTGAAAGAGCCCCAGAAAGCCATTCAGAACATCAGCACGTTCCTGGAAAAAGCGCCGGAAAAGGTGATGCCCGATGATTACAAATACCTCGGCCTGGCCTATATGGGTATCGAAAACCCCGGCAGTGATTCTCTAAAAGCAGTCAATGACTCCATTGGCGTGACTTACCTGGCCAAAGCTGCTCCCTTCGATACAACCGAGAATCTGTATAGCGACATGGCCAAGTATTATTACCGGGCCAAGAAACACCCCGAAGCAGTAGCCGCTCTGGATTCGGCCGCCAAGCACAACTTCAAAGCCGATGTGCAGGATTTATTCCGCTATGGCATGAGTAACTACACGCTGGGTTTCCAACGCGACAGTCTGGGGAAATTAGTACGGGATACGGTTCGGTTTGCGCAGGCTGATTCGGCGCTGGCTTTGGCTCAAAAAGCCTCGCCTGATTATGCTCCGACAGTCCTCTACCGGGCTAAGGCGAACTACTATGCCTATACCCCCGAAGAAGCCGTTCGGAATGGCAAAGCGAAGCCCTATTTCGAGCAGTTTATTGCGATGGTTTCGGATAAGGAAGACGAACGAAATCGCTACAAAAAAGATCTGTTGCTCGCCTTTAAGTACCTGATTTCGTATAATGAACTGGTAACCAAAGACGATACTGCCCGAACTGAATGGTTGACCAAAGCGAAGGCATTATTCCCGGACAATCAGGAGTTAGCCAAAATTGGGGCTCCAGTCGCTGGTGAACAATAACGGTTTCTTTTTTCATAGTTGAACATGCGAGTCCGACCGCTACGGGAGCCTGATCTCCGGTAGCGGTTTTGTGTTTTTACGGGGCACATCCTGCCGATTAGCGTATCTCTAAGGAAATTCTAATAATTTTCTAAGCTGGCCTTTACTTGCCGTATTGTATTTGCACAGGTAGCAAACAGGGCAATCAGCCCCAACTTCCTTATGCGATCTTATTCAGGCATACTTGCCCTACTTAGTACGATTATACTAGCCTCCTGCTCGGCTCACAACGAGAAAAAACAGGAGTCGGTGCCAACGCTTCCGGTGATTCAGTTGACTCCCCAGGATGCAACACTTGACCATGACTACGCCAGCAACCTGGAGGCCGTACAGAATGTGGAAGTCAGGGCCAGGGTAGCGGGGTATCTGGATAAAATTTTGGTGGACGAAGGCAAGCCGGTTCACAAAGGCCAGCTGCTGTTTCAGCTCAACCCAACTGAATATCAGGTTGAAGTAGACCGGGCGCAGTCCAGCCTGGAAAGTGCTGTGGCTGAGGAACAATCCACTGAAGTGGAACTGGGACGAGTGAAATTATTGGTCGATAAGAATGTCATCTCACCTTCGGAATTAAAATTGGCCAAATCGAAAATGGCTACGGCCCGCTCGGCTATCAACGGTGCCAAAGCGGCTTTGAACAAGGCCCGTTTTCATGTCTCGCTGACCAGCATCCGGGCTCCCTTCGATGGGGTTATCAACCGATTGCCGTTCAAACGGGGCAGCCTGATCGAAGAAGGCGCGCTGCTCACCACCATCTCCGACCTGCGGGAGATGTATGCCTATTTTAACGTATCGGAGAAAGAGTATCTGTCCTTCATCAAAAAACGGCTCGACCCCGAAAAAACGACCGTTCGGGAAGTAGACCTGTTGCTGGCCGATGATTCGCCTTACCCCTACAAAGGCAAAATCGAAACCACCGAAACGGTATTCGAAGGCAATTCCGGTACGATTGCGTTCCGGGCTACCTTCCCCAATCCCAAACGCCTGCTCCGACACGGGGCTACGGGCAAGATTCGCCTGACCACCGATGTAGACGATGCCGTTCTGGTTCCTCAGCGAGCCGTCTTTGAGGTACAGGACAAAAACTTCGTCTATGTCGTTGACGCCACGAATAAAGTTCGATCCCGAAGTTTTGTGCCCAGCAGCCGGGTCGATCAGTTCTACATCGTTCAATCGGGCCTTAAACCCGGCGATCGCATTGTCTATGAGGGGATTCAGAGCCTGAAAGATGGGATGCACATTACCCCGAAAGCACTTCCCGCCAAAAGCCTACAGGCGTTGTATGCCGCAGCGCGATAATAATTTTAGTCATTTGGTTGTCATTCGCTTCACGTCATTGGTGGTCATTATAGTACACTATTCATGGCAGCAGAATGACTATCAATGACGTGGAGCAAATGACAACCCAATGACTACCAATGACCTTTCATAACTATGTTTACAATCTTCGTTAAAAGACCCTTACTCTCCACCGCCATTTCGGTACTCATTGTACTGATGGGTGTGCTGGCCCTGACGGGTCTGCCCGTTACGCAGTTCCCCGACATTGTGCCCCCATCGGTCACCGTAACGACTAAATACACCGGAGCCAGCGCCGATGTCTGCGTCAAAGCCGTGGCTACCCCGCTCGAACGAGCCATCAATGGGGTGCCCAACATGACGTATATGACCTCGATTTCGGGCAATGATGGCACTACCCTGATTACCGTTTTCTTTAAAGTCGGTACGGACCCCGACCTGGCGGCCGTCAACGTGCAAAACCGCGTGACAACCGTCATGGACGAACTGCCCGAAGAAGTGATCAAGGCGGGGGTCGTCACCGAAAAAGAGGTGAACAGTATGTTGTTGTACCTCAATATTGTCAGCGACGATCCGAAAGTGGATGAAAAATTCATCTACAATTTCGCCGATATCAACGTACTAGCCGAACTGAAACGCATCGACGGGGTGGGTTTTGCCGCCATTATGGGTAGCCGGGATTACTCCATGCGGGTGTGGCTCAAACCCGACCGCATGACGGCCTATGATGTATCGCCCGACGAAGTGGTGGCCGGCATTCGCAAGCAGAATGTTGAAGCCGCACCCGGAAAAGCGGGCGAAAGTGCCGACCGAGACCCGCAGACGCTTCAGTACGTCCTCCGCTACACGGGTAAGTTTTTTGAACCGGCCCAGTACGAAAACCTCATCCTGCGTACCAACGCCGACGGCTCTCCCCTACGCCTGAAAGATGTGGCCGACGTTGAATTCGGCTCGCTGGATTATGGCGTACTTTCCAAAAACGACGGGCGGCCATCGGCGGCTATCATGCTCAAACAGCGGCCCGGTTCCAACGCCAGCGATGTGATTGCCAATGTAAAAACGCGAATGGCCGAACTGAAAGAAAGCTCGTTTCCATCGGGCATGACCTATAATTACGCTTATGATGTATCCCGATTCCTGGATGCTTCCATTCACGAGGTGGTTCGTACGCTGATCGAAGCGTTTGTGCTGGTATTCATCATCGTGTTCCTCTTTTTGCAGGACTGGCGGTCTACCCTGATTTGCGCCCTGGCCGTCCCGGTGGCTCTGATTGGTACCTTTGCATTTATGAGCCTGATTGGTTTCTCCATCAATCTGCTCACCCTGTTTGCGCTGGTACTAGCCATCGGGATTGTGGTCGATAACGCTATTGTGGTGGTCGAAGCGGTTCACGCCAAAATGGAAGAACTCCACTTGACGCCCCGAGCCGCTACGTTTTCGGCCATGAGCGATATTGCCGGGGCCATTGTGGCCATTACGCTGGTGATGTCGGCGGTGTTTGTACCAGTGGCCTTTATGACTGGACCGGTGGGCATTTTCTACCGGCAGTTCTCGCTCACCCTGGCCATTGCCATTGTCATTTCCGGCGTCAATGCCCTAACGCTGACCCCGGCCCTGTGTGCGATTCTGCTCCGGCCCGTTCATGGCCAACAGACCGGGTTTCTGGGCCGCTTCTTTACCCGATTCAACCGGGGTTACGAATCACTGGCGGGCAAGTATCAGGGCCTATTAAGCCGAATAGCGAATCGTAGCGTCGTAACCTGGGGGCTCCTGCTGCTGTTTATCGTGGCCACCTGGGGGATCAGCACCGTTCTGCCCGGTGGTTTTATCCCGACCGAAGATCAGGGCATGATTTACGTCAACGTAACTACCCCCGCCGGGGCTACCGTCGACCGAACCGAGAAAGTCATGGACGCCATCGAAGCGATTGCTGCGGAGCAGGAATCGGTCGAAAATGTCTCGACTCTGGCGGGCTATAGTCTGCTGACCGACGGCGCAGGCGCTTCTTATGGCATGGGCATGATTAACCTGAAGCCTTGGGAGGAGCGCCACGTATCGATGCAGGAACTGATTGCCACGCTGGAAGAAAAAACCAAAGGCATCACCGATGCGACGATTCAGTTTTTTCCGCCCCCAACTGTACCGGGATTCGGCAATTCAAGTGGTTTTGAGTTGCGGATGCTGGACCGGGGGCGTAGTGGCGATCTGACCCAAACGGCAAAAGTAGCACAGGACTTTATTGCGGCTTTGAAAAAACGGCCCGAGATCAGCGATGCCTTTACCAGCTTCGACCCCAATTTTCCTCAGTATTTATTGCATGTCGACCAGGAAAAAGCGTCGCAGAAAGGTGTCTCCATCGACAATGCCATGAGTACGCTGCAAACGATGATGGGCAGTTTTTACGCATCCAACTTCATTCGCTTCGGACAGATGTATAAGGTGATGGTGCAGGCCGCTCCCAGCTACCGAACCAAGCCCGAAGATGTACTAAACATGCGTGTTAAGAACGACCAGGGCGAAATGGTGCCCTATTCCAACTTCGTTACCCTGGAACGCGTCTATGGCCCCGAGCAGCTGACCCGCTATAACATGTACACCTCGGCCATGATCAATGGCGATGCCGCGCCGGGCTATAGTAGTGGCGACGCAATCCGGGCTGTTCAGGAAGTAGCGGCCCAGGTATTGCCCAAAGGCTATGCCTACGAATGGTCGGGCATGTCGCGGGAGGAGGTCGAGTCGGGGAATCAGGCCATCTACATTTTCGCGATCTGTTTAGTCTTTGTGTACATCCTGCTGATGGCGCAATATGAGAGTGTGTTCTTACCCCTCTCCGTTCTGTTGTCGCTACCCACGGGTATATTCGGTTCCTTTTTCTTTCTGTACCTGCTGGGTTTACAGAACAACATCTACGCGCAGGTAGCCCTGGTGATGCTCATTGGCTTGCTGGGTAAAAATGCGATTCTGATTGTCGAGTTTGCCAGTCAGCGGCAGAAGGAGGGCCTACCCATTCTGAAAGCAGCGGTGGAAGGGGCCGTTTCTCGTTTACGACCTATTCTGATGACCTCCTTTGCCTTTATCGCGGGGCTGATTCCGCTCTGCATGGCCTCGGGTGCTGGCGCGTTGGGCAACCGATCCATTGGAACGGCAGCGGCTGGTGGTATGCTCACCGGAACACTGTTCGGGCTGGTTATCGTACCCGGTCTGTATGTCTTCTTCGCCAAACTCGCCGAACGGTTTCAATCCAAACCGCCCGTCGATGACGAATCGCATGACCACTACACCCAGGAGACCGAAATCGACATCATGCATATATCCACCCAAACGCACGTAAATGGAAAAGTCATTCAATAAATCGGCTAAAAATAGCCTCAACATCTTGAATAGGAGAACTATTCCACGTTCTAATAAACCTTTTAGCCAGACAATACGTGCTATGAGCCTTGTCCGCTTATATACCCCTAAATCCCCTAAAGGGGACTTTGTCCAAAGACGAGTCAAGTCCCCTTTAGGGGATTTAGGGGTTGATCCTCGCAGAACGTTCATTAAGCCTTTGCTCCGGTTGTTAGTCTTGTGTAGTGTGGCCTGTTTACTCTTGCTGAGTAGTTGTCAGTTGCCCAATACCATACTTCAATCCGCAAACCGGCCTATGCCTGTTTCCTTTGCGGGCCATTCGGATTCGGTTGGGATTGCCAGCCAGAACTGGCGGACATTCTTTGCCGACCCGCAACTGACGCAACTGATCGACACTGCGCTATCCAGCAATCTGGATTTGCGAATTGCAACCCAACGGATCGAAATGGCCAGAGCTTCCTTTACCTACAGCCAGGGTTTTCTGGCTCCTCAGGTTAACGCCGTGGCCTCGGCGGGGGTGGATCGGTACGGTCAGTACACCATGAATGGGGTGGGTAATTACGACACGAACTTATCGGACAATATTCGGGGGAGTCAGCTGACGCCCAATCCCACGCCCGACTATTTTCTCGGCGCCCGCAGCACGTGGGAAATCGATATCTGGGGAAAACTGCACAACCGAAAAAAAGCGGCTTACCTGCGATTGCTGGCTTCCGAAAAGGGCCGCCATGCCGTGATAACCGCCTTAGTCGCTGAAATTGCCCGGCACTATTACGCGCTATTAGCCCTGGATGGCGAACTGGAAATCCTGCAAAAGAACATCGATTACCAACAAAACGCGCTGGCATTAGTTCGTATTCAGAAAGAAGCGGGCCGGGTAACCGAGCTAGCCGTTCAGCAATTCACGGCCCAACTGCTGAATACCCGAAGTCGGCAGGGGCAGGTTCAACAGCAGATTGTGGAGAACGAGAATCAGATGAATCGACTACTGGGTCGGTATCCCCAACCCATTGCCCGGGGCAAATCCCTTCAGGAGCGAGAGTTGCCCGGTCAGGTGCTGACGGGCATTCCGGCGCAAATGCTGGTTCGTCGGCCTGATATTCGTCAGGCGGAACTTGATCTTCAGGCGGCCAATATTGACATTGACGTAGCCCGCGCCGAATTTCTGCCCAGTCTGAACCTGACGGCTTATCTGGGACTGAACGCTTTCCGAACGGCAGTACTCTTCAACCCGGCGTCCATCGCTGCGGGTTTGCTGGGTGGTTTATCGGCCCCCATCTTGAACCGGCGTTCGGTGAAAGCCAACTACCAGCAGACGGTGGCCCAGAGTCGGGAGTCCCTGTATCGGTATCAGCAGGCTATTCTGACCGGTTTCAGCGAAGTGTCGACCCAATTGCGGGGCGTCGAGAATTTTCGTTCGGTCGCTGAGTTACAGGCGCAGGAGGTAGCCGTTTTAGAACAGGCCGTTTCGACCTCGAACGATCTGTTTCGGGGTGGGTATGCGTCGTATCTGGAAGTAATCACGGCTCAACGGAGCGTGCTGGAAGCCGAACTGGCCCTCATCACCACCAAACAGTCGCAGTTTCTGGCAATAACGGATCTGTATCGGGCGTTGGGGGGTGGTTGGGAATAGATCGAAAAACTCTCGAAAAAAAACTATAGTTTTACTTAGTATCAACAAATCTGGTTTATTGTGAACAATCCAAATGAGTCTAACGCTATATTCATCCATCAGCGTCTCCAATGGTTTATAGTACTGCTTTTCCTCCTGCTTGGCGCAAAAGCAGACCAATCTGCAGACCGAATCATAGGCCGGTGGCAATTTCCTTCCAAGGGATCTAGCGTTGATATTTACCGAAAAGGTAATCTCTATTTTGCCCGTGTAGCCGAGGTTGATCAGGCAGGCGAGCAAAACTTTGGCTTAATGAAAGATAGTCTTCTCATCCGTGATCTCCGTTTCGATGGAGAGGTTTGGTCTGGGGGACGCTTAATTCACCCAAAGACTGGGATGTCCTTAAACGCTGAAGTACAAATGTTCAGGCCGCAGGTCATAAACGTAACCATCTATAAAGGCATCAAACTACTTCACCGGAAATTCATAATGACTCGTCAGGAAAAGCAATAGCTTTTAGCCGCGTTCCTGATAATTCGCGTTTCAAATCTGTCAACTATTGCCCTTCGCAACGGATTATAGATACCGTTCATAGTCGGCCCATTCGTCAATATCAGTCAGTTCATCGAGTCGGGCGAAGGTCCGATTATGTTGTAGAATAGCCAGTTCCGTGAGTTGGCAAAGTTCCGGCTGGCTCCAGGGCATGTCCTGAAATAGAAAGGGCTGTAGCTGATTCATCCCCAGTAAATAATATCCTCCATCGGTAGCCGGACCAATCACTACTTCCGTCGTATCAAGTACATTAAGCGCCCGGCGAATATGGTCGGGGGTGATGGTCAGGCAATCGCTGCCAATGATCACGGCTTTATTGGCACCGGCGGCAAACTGTTCCCAAAAGGCATTCAACATGCGCTCACCCAGATCGACGCCGGTTTGCTGATGCTTTGGGTAACGGTTCCAGCCGTCATCCGGGTTGATAAAATCACCATAGTACACGACACACTCGTCGGCGAAATCTTTTACAAGTTGTTGGGTATAACCCAGCAGGTGCCGATACACGTCAACCGCTCTGGCATCCCCTACGGTACGGGCGATCCGGGTTTTTACCTGACCCGGAATTGGGTTTTTAACAAAAACAATCAGACGGTCGACGGTCATGGATACACGGGACAAATGCGTACAGAATAACTGGCAGCTATCCGCCAAACGGCTAACTTGCAGAAAAAGTTAGACAAACGATCCAGTTTATATGCTTGAACAGATTCAGCAGGCAACTCAGTATATTCAGTCAAAAACGCAGGTAACACCACGTATCGGGATTATTCTGGGCACCGGCCTGGGTGCGCTGGCCCAGGAACTGACCATTGAGACTACCTTACCCTACGAAACGATTCCACACTTCCCGCTATCGACCGTTGAGTTTCATTCGGGCAAGTTGCTATTGGGTACGCTGGAAGGCAAACCAGTCGTGGTGATGCAGGGGCGCTTCCATTTTTACGAAGGCTACACCATGCAGCAGGTCACCTTTCCGGTTCGGGTGATGCACGCACTGGGCGTTCGTACGTTGCTCGTGTCTAATGCCGCCGGGGGCCTGAATCCGGCTTTCCAAACGACTGATTTGATGGTCATCGAAGACCATATCAGCCTGTTACTCCCGCAAAATCCACTGGTAGGCCCCAATCCCCCTGCGTTCGGCGACCGCTTCCCGGACATGAGCGAACCCTACAGCAAATCCCTGATCGATCAGGCGTTTGCCCGAGCCGCAGATTTAGGCATTCCCCTCAAGCGGGGTGTGTATGTAAGTGTTACGGGACCTCAACTCGAAACGCGGGCCGAATACCGAATGCTGCGCCAATGGGGAGCCGACGCCGTAGGTATGTCGACCGTGCCCGAAGTGATTGTGGCCAGCCAAATGGGAATGGCTGTTTTTGGTGTGTCGGTCATTACGGACATGTGTTTACCCGACACGCTGGAAAAAGCCGACATCACGAAGATCATAGCAGCCGCCGGAACTGCCGAACCCAACCTGACCCGACTCATGAAAGCACTGGTTGGTCAGCTAAGTGACTGACCGTTCATCCTGGCTCTGGCTGACTGTTTGAGGAAGGTAGCTTTTCAGCCCTAATAGGAAATAGGCTTAATCTCCTCTTAATCCTCCTTGGTAAACACTCCCGGTACGTACAGGTTAATGGATTAAGCAGCGGCAATCAACATCATTGACTGTGCCCCTGTTTCTCCAGCGTATGGTCACACACTTTATGTTTGCCACGGGCATCGAAAATAGCAATCCAACAATTCAGGGTGGTACCTATCGTCAGGATGAATTAGCGAAATGCGGTCATTATCAGCACTGGCAAACGGATTTTGATTTGGTCGAGCAACTGGG
Coding sequences:
- a CDS encoding sodium:proton antiporter encodes the protein MDLFTLITLLIVISALFAYLNTRWLKLPDAIGIMVCSLSFSVLLIALNSIYPDQLASVRQTVAQIDFGKTLFDVMLSFLLFAGALHTDSAKLKVERRSVMLFAFVGVLLSTFLVGSGLYLLTRHLDLNLSFPLCLLFGALISPTDPIAVLGILSKFKLPDNVKLNIVGESLFNDGVGVVVFASIYRIVINGADSVSTGEIGLLFLEEAGGGILFGIALGYGMFWVLRSINHYQTEVIITVAGVMGGYLLAQKLHISGPLAMVVTGLLVGGHHSRQDAMSQLTEEYVDKFWELVDGILNALLFVLIGVELLLIDFQLTQWSIYLLVVLLVLIARYVAILIPFTLARRWLDLDRNAPIMLTWGGLRGGLSIAMALSIDGSLPQKEFIVTITYAVVLFSVIVQGLTMERLIRRLYPPDKAS
- a CDS encoding chloride channel protein yields the protein MAKRPSRYAQVLAWLDQHVIKRLYTERVRRVILQSLPFWVASLLTGLVAVGYEELFVWAEKTSFTWIQDHALLTFITTPLAFLLAWLVVAKLAPAARGSGIPQVMAGIELSNPTTHGRTAYLLSMRVAIVKVLSSVVLLIGGGVIGREGPTIQISAAIFRAINRLQPAGWPQLSRQIALVTGGAAGLAAAFNTPLGGIVFVVEELTQTHITRFRTAVFTAVIIAGMTAQAIQGPYLYLGFPKVTVSTGWFLGVVVLVAMIAGFAGAVFAKALLWINGYRRRFRTSREQAVWVAACGLVLAGLAYLVGTDAVGTGKPIINRLLFQNDHLTPWYLFPVRFSGMALSYSSGAAGGVFATSLSAGAILGDALARLIRVTPSDTNLVILVSMVSFLTGVVRSPFTAAILVLEMTDRHSAIFQLLLGGLMAQGAASLVDPVSFYEHLKAGFVKETMAQPAVYGPKGNVAEAD
- a CDS encoding tetratricopeptide repeat protein, with product MNTQLTILLLSGLAGTALAQTPTPDPNTLMNLGRFEEATQLLSRNAQQSPSAQTIFDAGYGYLRAGKPDSARIWFEKGIAMDEKRTPLNEMGDAITYLVKNDPANAEPKLAEVVKKSKGKNADILYRIGEAYTGYLTPGNGSIKPLYAKVVNAATAIDYLNRATERDKKNPAIQLALGDAYYLNKDAGTAVTRYESALELGMDPSRVYQRIGDIYWQGRNLNLAVENYKKAIEANASYAAAYNQLAELYFLVNRYKEAATYIDQYVNVSKDKRQETLLRQAQFHFLAKDYQRTVNLIDSNRTALAQNPIVYRIEGWAYSSLKEPQKAIQNISTFLEKAPEKVMPDDYKYLGLAYMGIENPGSDSLKAVNDSIGVTYLAKAAPFDTTENLYSDMAKYYYRAKKHPEAVAALDSAAKHNFKADVQDLFRYGMSNYTLGFQRDSLGKLVRDTVRFAQADSALALAQKASPDYAPTVLYRAKANYYAYTPEEAVRNGKAKPYFEQFIAMVSDKEDERNRYKKDLLLAFKYLISYNELVTKDDTARTEWLTKAKALFPDNQELAKIGAPVAGEQ
- a CDS encoding efflux RND transporter periplasmic adaptor subunit, encoding MRSYSGILALLSTIILASCSAHNEKKQESVPTLPVIQLTPQDATLDHDYASNLEAVQNVEVRARVAGYLDKILVDEGKPVHKGQLLFQLNPTEYQVEVDRAQSSLESAVAEEQSTEVELGRVKLLVDKNVISPSELKLAKSKMATARSAINGAKAALNKARFHVSLTSIRAPFDGVINRLPFKRGSLIEEGALLTTISDLREMYAYFNVSEKEYLSFIKKRLDPEKTTVREVDLLLADDSPYPYKGKIETTETVFEGNSGTIAFRATFPNPKRLLRHGATGKIRLTTDVDDAVLVPQRAVFEVQDKNFVYVVDATNKVRSRSFVPSSRVDQFYIVQSGLKPGDRIVYEGIQSLKDGMHITPKALPAKSLQALYAAAR